From Woronichinia naegeliana WA131, the proteins below share one genomic window:
- a CDS encoding M1 family metallopeptidase, translating into MSLLTFDTENNQRKSFELPGAKPHYNPNRPGQINHICLDLKLDLKKQAFQGICRLTLTPIRTDINQLILDAIDLQIDLVFVKNVSQSFDYNGETLTINLSQPLADQQTDIEIHYHVNHPQRGLYFIQPDDHYPHKPCQVWTQGEEEDSRFWFPCFDYPGQLATSEIKVQVPKPYAAISNGILQSVKDCGQEQIFHWSQQEIHPTYLMTLAVGDFAELKGQDHPVPITYYVEKGREADGWRTMGKTPQMMSFFIQAFGYPYPYPKYAQICVDDFIFGGMENTSTTLLTDRCLLDERAALDNRNSESLVAHELAHQWFGDLVVIKHWSHAWVKEGMASYSEVLWTEHEYGPDEAAYYLLGEARSYLEEDASRYRRPMVTNVYREAIELYDRHLYEKGACVYHMIRAILGDQLFSRAIHTFVQDNAHKIVETIDLLRAIEKATGFNLLWLFDQYVFRGGHPDYKVTYRWDQDNNLAQLTVTQTQAKPESDHHELFDLKIPIAFNFIQGETITQKTLLLRLQEREQRFYFALDRKPDFVSFDQGNAFLKTVELDYPLAELKAQLCHDPDPIARIYAAIALGKKGGLEVVELLQNRLTADPFWGVRAEIAQQLAEIKLDQAGTALIAGLSNENPKVRKAIFNSLSQVKTLTAYQTLKDCLEKGESSYYTEAAAATGLGKISTGNLQDKVTEVIATLKLILESRSGWNEVVRCGAIAGLSQLKSSVEAVDLILDYTALGIPQPLRLAAIRALGAISTGQTADKLTEILDRLTAIAQESFFLTQVAVSSALGQMETPKAIGILQALAHQTPDGRVRRLAEEAIAKVQGKIGSDQGLKDLRQELDQIKQENQELKSRLSKLETQISKPET; encoded by the coding sequence ATGTCCTTGCTTACCTTTGATACGGAAAACAATCAACGCAAAAGTTTTGAGTTACCGGGGGCAAAACCTCACTACAACCCTAATCGACCCGGACAAATTAATCATATTTGTTTAGATTTAAAACTAGATCTTAAAAAACAAGCATTTCAAGGAATTTGTCGCCTGACCTTAACCCCGATTCGCACTGATATTAACCAATTAATTTTAGATGCCATTGATTTACAAATTGATTTGGTATTCGTCAAAAATGTTAGCCAATCCTTCGATTATAATGGCGAAACGCTCACGATCAATTTGTCGCAACCCCTAGCAGATCAGCAGACGGATATTGAAATTCATTATCACGTTAATCATCCCCAACGTGGCCTATACTTTATCCAGCCGGATGATCATTATCCCCACAAACCTTGTCAAGTTTGGACTCAGGGAGAAGAGGAAGATTCACGTTTTTGGTTTCCTTGTTTTGATTATCCCGGACAATTAGCCACCTCAGAAATTAAAGTTCAAGTTCCGAAACCCTATGCGGCAATTTCCAATGGCATTTTACAGTCTGTTAAAGATTGTGGTCAAGAACAAATTTTTCATTGGTCACAACAGGAAATTCATCCTACCTATTTAATGACCTTAGCAGTGGGAGATTTTGCCGAACTCAAAGGCCAAGATCATCCCGTTCCCATTACCTATTACGTGGAAAAAGGTCGGGAAGCTGACGGTTGGCGGACAATGGGAAAAACGCCACAGATGATGAGTTTTTTTATTCAAGCATTTGGTTATCCCTATCCCTATCCTAAGTATGCCCAAATCTGTGTAGATGACTTTATTTTCGGCGGTATGGAGAATACTTCTACTACCCTTTTAACCGATCGCTGCCTATTAGATGAACGAGCCGCTTTAGACAATCGCAATTCAGAAAGTTTAGTGGCCCATGAGTTAGCCCATCAATGGTTTGGGGATTTGGTCGTCATTAAACATTGGTCACACGCCTGGGTCAAAGAAGGGATGGCTTCTTACTCAGAAGTGCTCTGGACAGAGCATGAATATGGCCCCGATGAAGCAGCCTATTATCTGCTAGGAGAAGCCCGTAGTTATTTAGAAGAAGATGCGTCCCGTTATCGTCGTCCGATGGTAACAAATGTTTATCGAGAAGCGATCGAACTCTATGATCGGCATTTGTATGAGAAAGGGGCCTGTGTTTATCACATGATACGGGCTATTTTAGGCGATCAATTATTTAGCCGAGCCATTCATACTTTTGTCCAAGATAATGCTCATAAAATCGTTGAAACGATTGATTTATTAAGGGCAATTGAAAAGGCAACCGGCTTTAACTTGCTCTGGCTATTTGATCAGTATGTTTTTCGAGGTGGTCATCCAGACTATAAAGTTACCTACCGTTGGGATCAGGACAATAATTTGGCACAGTTAACGGTTACTCAAACCCAGGCAAAACCGGAGAGTGATCATCATGAGCTTTTTGATCTAAAAATTCCCATTGCCTTTAATTTTATTCAGGGGGAAACCATTACTCAGAAAACCCTTTTACTCAGACTCCAGGAACGGGAGCAGCGTTTTTATTTCGCGCTAGATCGCAAGCCGGATTTTGTCAGTTTTGATCAGGGCAATGCTTTCCTGAAAACGGTTGAGTTGGATTATCCTTTGGCAGAACTCAAAGCCCAACTTTGTCATGATCCTGATCCCATTGCTCGTATCTATGCGGCGATCGCTTTAGGGAAAAAAGGCGGTTTAGAGGTCGTGGAATTATTGCAAAATCGTTTAACAGCCGATCCCTTTTGGGGAGTCCGAGCGGAAATTGCACAACAATTAGCCGAGATTAAGTTAGATCAGGCGGGGACGGCTCTGATTGCCGGTTTAAGTAACGAAAATCCCAAGGTCAGAAAAGCCATTTTTAATAGCTTAAGTCAAGTCAAAACCTTAACTGCCTATCAAACGCTCAAGGATTGTTTAGAAAAAGGCGAATCTAGTTACTATACGGAAGCGGCGGCAGCCACTGGGCTGGGCAAAATCAGCACCGGTAATCTTCAGGATAAGGTCACAGAGGTGATTGCCACCCTCAAACTGATTCTAGAAAGTCGTTCTGGTTGGAATGAAGTGGTACGCTGTGGCGCGATCGCCGGTTTAAGTCAGCTTAAATCTTCGGTCGAAGCGGTAGATCTGATTTTGGATTACACCGCTCTGGGCATTCCCCAACCCTTACGTTTAGCGGCTATTCGGGCTTTAGGAGCTATTTCGACAGGTCAAACGGCCGATAAATTAACGGAAATTTTAGATCGTTTAACCGCGATCGCCCAGGAATCCTTCTTTTTGACCCAGGTAGCAGTCTCCTCGGCCCTCGGACAAATGGAAACGCCTAAAGCTATTGGTATTTTACAAGCCTTAGCCCATCAAACCCCCGATGGTCGGGTTCGTCGTTTAGCAGAAGAGGCGATCGCCAAAGTTCAGGGCAAAATTGGCTCTGATCAAGGGTTAAAAGATTTACGTCAAGAACTTGACCAGATCAAACAGGAAAATCAGGAGCTAAAAAGTCGTCTCTCTAAACTAGAAACCCAAATCAGCAAACCAGAAACTTAA
- a CDS encoding BlaI/MecI/CopY family transcriptional regulator has translation MTWLPHYRPQQLSLGPLEQEILQIVWELGTATVKDIHERILANPDRELAYSSVTTVLNRLTKKGWLVCHKQGKAFSWQAAISQPQAKAIKSYEQLQQFLAISNPDVVAAFADSLDTASIEQLDAIAARLKDLRRQREG, from the coding sequence ATGACTTGGCTGCCCCATTACCGTCCCCAACAACTTTCCCTTGGCCCCCTAGAGCAGGAAATTCTCCAGATTGTCTGGGAGTTAGGCACTGCCACGGTCAAGGATATTCATGAGCGTATTTTGGCCAATCCCGATCGCGAACTGGCCTATTCTTCGGTGACGACGGTTTTAAATCGACTCACGAAAAAAGGTTGGCTGGTTTGTCATAAGCAGGGTAAAGCCTTCTCCTGGCAAGCGGCCATTTCCCAGCCCCAGGCCAAGGCAATTAAATCCTATGAACAACTTCAGCAATTTTTAGCGATTAGTAATCCTGATGTGGTGGCGGCCTTCGCCGATAGTCTGGATACAGCCAGTATTGAACAATTGGATGCGATCGCTGCCCGCTTAAAAGACCTTCGTCGTCAACGGGAGGGATAA
- a CDS encoding M56 family metallopeptidase — protein sequence MLLIAGCLAWGLRLWTWRDQSPLSWSKTLFRFVFPPLLLITTALAIISMGYQGTMLGLESGWLTFGLAIALVSSSLGVLVLRFYQARISLQQLQPYPQTSIHGQSARILNVSFPYSAQIGFWRSQLVISQGLIELLDSEHLEAVLAHEKAHANYRDTFWFFWLGWLRQITAWLPNSESLWQELLFLRELRADQKAVTQVDALVLAESLMLVAQQAHQTSPLTDLEVICATFYQENRLLVRINGLIDPSTQNRLTEMGWTRLFWLLVFIPLILIPLHY from the coding sequence ATGTTATTGATCGCTGGCTGCCTTGCCTGGGGATTACGGTTATGGACTTGGCGGGATCAATCCCCCCTCTCCTGGTCAAAAACCCTTTTTCGGTTCGTTTTTCCGCCTTTATTACTGATTACCACCGCCTTGGCGATCATTTCGATGGGCTATCAGGGAACCATGTTGGGTCTGGAGTCGGGTTGGTTAACCTTTGGCTTGGCGATCGCCTTAGTCAGTTCGAGTTTGGGTGTTCTGGTTCTAAGGTTCTATCAAGCGAGAATCTCCCTTCAACAATTGCAACCCTATCCCCAAACAAGCATTCACGGACAATCTGCTCGTATTTTAAATGTCAGTTTTCCCTACAGTGCCCAGATCGGTTTTTGGCGATCGCAATTGGTGATTAGCCAAGGTTTAATCGAGCTTTTAGACAGTGAACACTTGGAGGCCGTCCTGGCCCATGAAAAAGCCCATGCTAATTATCGAGATACTTTCTGGTTTTTCTGGTTAGGCTGGTTGCGTCAGATTACTGCCTGGCTACCTAACAGCGAATCTCTTTGGCAAGAACTGCTATTTTTACGGGAACTGCGGGCTGATCAAAAAGCCGTCACTCAAGTTGATGCCTTAGTTTTAGCAGAATCTTTGATGTTAGTGGCTCAACAGGCCCATCAAACGTCTCCTTTGACAGATTTAGAAGTCATTTGTGCAACCTTTTATCAAGAAAATCGCCTGCTCGTTCGTATTAATGGTTTGATCGATCCCAGCACTCAAAATCGTCTGACGGAAATGGGTTGGACGAGACTATTCTGGTTATTAGTTTTTATTCCCCTGATCCTCATTCCTTTGCATTATTAA
- the bcp gene encoding thioredoxin-dependent thiol peroxidase, translating to MGQLPKINDAAPHFSAKDQTGNIVTLEDFQGSWLVLYFYPKDNTPGCTTEAINFSEQQSVFQGLGVKILGVSPDSEKSHGKFIEKQQLNLQLLSDPDHAVAEAYGVWGLKKFMGKEYMGILRSTFLINPQGIIVYAWPKVKVKDHVADVLTQIRATCK from the coding sequence ATGGGTCAATTACCAAAAATTAACGATGCAGCCCCGCATTTTTCAGCTAAAGATCAGACTGGCAATATTGTCACGCTAGAGGATTTTCAAGGATCTTGGCTAGTGCTCTATTTTTATCCCAAAGATAATACGCCGGGCTGCACAACGGAGGCGATTAATTTCAGTGAACAACAGTCAGTTTTTCAGGGGTTAGGAGTGAAAATCTTAGGGGTTAGTCCAGACTCAGAAAAATCTCATGGTAAATTCATTGAAAAGCAGCAGTTAAATCTACAACTACTCAGTGATCCTGATCATGCAGTGGCAGAAGCCTACGGGGTATGGGGGTTAAAGAAATTTATGGGTAAGGAATATATGGGAATCTTGCGCTCAACTTTTCTGATTAATCCCCAGGGAATCATTGTCTATGCATGGCCCAAGGTTAAGGTAAAGGATCATGTGGCCGATGTGCTGACTCAAATTCGTGCTACCTGTAAATAA
- the cbiB gene encoding adenosylcobinamide-phosphate synthase CbiB, translated as MILMIMIGTVLLLAALLDYLIADPDRWLHPVQVIGWIIAGLTQIILRTLPNPRQRRYAGIGLGLLVILGTGLGSWFLLWGLEQWHSWSRWVVEVILLASGFAGRSLYQATDKVLKALQQGEITLVRNALGQFVGRDTETLNESEILRATLESWAENSVDGVMAPLFYAILGLWLPWVGPAPLVLSYKAASTLDSMIGYLREPYRDLGWFSARFEDYLTWWPCRLTVLTLALLSGKPIMVLAICRRDGPQDPSPNSGWSEAVYAAILGVQLGGENSYQGVKRIKPLLGEPDFPITVDKIQAAIALTRVCFLLWLAIGVVSTHLIME; from the coding sequence ATGATTTTAATGATTATGATTGGAACCGTTCTGCTTCTGGCAGCTTTGTTGGACTATCTTATTGCTGATCCTGACAGATGGCTCCATCCGGTGCAGGTAATAGGCTGGATCATTGCGGGACTAACCCAGATAATTCTGAGAACACTACCCAATCCCAGACAACGACGTTATGCCGGTATCGGTTTAGGGCTACTCGTTATTTTGGGAACCGGACTAGGAAGCTGGTTTTTGCTTTGGGGATTAGAGCAATGGCACTCTTGGTCACGTTGGGTCGTAGAAGTGATCTTGCTGGCCAGTGGTTTTGCGGGTCGGAGTTTATATCAAGCAACCGACAAAGTGTTAAAGGCTCTGCAACAAGGGGAGATAACATTAGTCCGCAACGCCCTCGGTCAATTTGTCGGACGAGATACGGAAACGTTAAATGAATCAGAAATTTTGCGAGCGACCTTAGAAAGTTGGGCAGAAAACTCAGTGGATGGGGTGATGGCTCCTTTGTTTTATGCCATTTTGGGTCTCTGGCTTCCCTGGGTGGGCCCGGCTCCTCTGGTTCTCAGCTATAAAGCGGCCAGTACATTGGATTCTATGATTGGTTATTTGCGGGAACCCTATCGCGATTTAGGCTGGTTTAGTGCTCGATTCGAGGATTATTTGACCTGGTGGCCCTGTCGTTTAACCGTATTAACATTGGCTTTGTTATCAGGAAAACCCATAATGGTTTTGGCTATTTGTCGTCGGGATGGCCCCCAGGATCCTAGCCCTAATTCCGGTTGGAGTGAGGCGGTTTATGCAGCGATTTTAGGGGTGCAATTGGGCGGTGAAAATAGTTATCAAGGGGTTAAACGTATAAAACCGTTATTGGGAGAGCCTGATTTTCCGATTACAGTGGACAAGATTCAAGCGGCGATCGCCTTAACCCGTGTTTGTTTTTTACTTTGGCTGGCGATCGGGGTTGTGTCAACACACCTGATCATGGAATAA
- a CDS encoding glycosyltransferase family 4 protein: MKIAYLINQYPKISHSFIRREILALEKLGVDIFRVSMRSCENELIDIADKQEFTKTFTILNLHPFVIFYNLIVCFLSHPILFLKALSMAIELGKSSEVGQVRHLIYLAESCALTNQLKKSNLTHIHAHFGTNSATTTLLTSILGHFTYSFTVHGPEEFDKPQNLSLTTKIKYATFVVAISSFARGQLYRWCPYAEWSKIKVVHCGLDEDFLDTPILPIPPTSQLLCIGRLTEQKGQGLLIKALAKVKEKGLNFKLLLVGDGPLRPTLEELIVSLELQDFVKIKGWATSQEIKQFFHESRALVLPSFAEGLPVVMMESFALGRPVIATYIAGNVELMENNLSGFLVPSGDIEALANAIEKMLLLDIDQLEAMAMVGNQRVKENHSSIIEARKLVALFEEVTKSQN, encoded by the coding sequence ATGAAGATCGCCTATCTCATTAATCAATATCCGAAAATCAGTCATAGCTTTATTCGTCGAGAAATTTTGGCCCTTGAAAAATTAGGAGTGGATATTTTTCGTGTCTCAATGCGTTCCTGTGAAAATGAATTAATTGATATTGCCGACAAACAAGAATTTACCAAGACTTTTACTATTTTAAATCTTCACCCCTTTGTCATCTTTTATAACCTTATTGTCTGCTTTTTGAGCCATCCCATTCTTTTTTTAAAAGCCTTGTCCATGGCTATCGAATTGGGGAAAAGCTCCGAAGTGGGTCAAGTCAGACATCTCATTTATCTGGCGGAATCTTGTGCATTAACAAATCAACTCAAAAAAAGCAACCTGACTCATATTCATGCTCATTTTGGTACTAACTCTGCCACAACAACCCTATTAACTTCAATTTTAGGTCATTTTACCTATAGTTTTACCGTTCACGGCCCAGAAGAATTTGATAAACCGCAAAATTTATCCCTCACGACTAAAATTAAATATGCTACTTTTGTGGTGGCAATTAGTTCTTTTGCTAGAGGTCAATTATATCGTTGGTGTCCTTACGCTGAGTGGTCAAAAATTAAAGTTGTTCATTGCGGTTTAGATGAAGACTTTTTAGATACACCAATTTTGCCGATTCCCCCGACTTCACAACTACTATGTATCGGCAGATTAACAGAACAAAAGGGGCAAGGTTTATTGATCAAAGCGTTAGCTAAAGTTAAAGAAAAAGGGCTCAATTTTAAACTATTATTGGTTGGCGATGGGCCGTTACGTCCTACCCTTGAAGAACTGATTGTATCCCTTGAACTTCAGGATTTTGTGAAAATTAAAGGCTGGGCAACTAGTCAAGAAATTAAGCAATTTTTCCATGAATCTAGAGCATTAGTCCTGCCCAGTTTTGCCGAAGGATTACCCGTCGTGATGATGGAAAGTTTTGCATTAGGTCGTCCTGTAATTGCGACCTATATTGCGGGAAATGTGGAATTAATGGAAAATAATCTATCGGGTTTTCTGGTTCCATCAGGCGATATTGAGGCGTTAGCTAATGCGATTGAAAAAATGTTACTTTTAGATATCGATCAACTCGAAGCAATGGCAATGGTAGGGAATCAAAGAGTCAAAGAAAATCATAGCAGCATAATCGAAGCGAGAAAATTAGTGGCACTTTTTGAGGAAGTGACTAAATCTCAAAACTAG